A genome region from Paradevosia shaoguanensis includes the following:
- a CDS encoding ABC transporter substrate-binding protein, giving the protein MKHLLTLSVLAGSTCLGLAAMTGSAAAAGPTCDGGPIQIGAVSTVTGVVDFSDAPKAAAAVFEQLNAAGGINGCKVEYTIADDKGDPQVAAQSARDLIDNKGVVVMAGGASLLDCAVNAATYDRSGVLAVQGVGVDALCFNAPSVSPVNVGPFTLTTAMLDYATKELKDEKVCAFFLILGGTQEAYTGAIRAWEQMNGKQVHLMDLTLPAQGDLTPYVIKARDAGCDAVLTNQVEPGVVQWVNTADAQKVEGIDWLFLAPGYTEGVAKALAASKQPIYVGTEWEPYTEASSPANADWIATMDKAGLAKTAFSQGGYLAAKVVSDVIAGIDGPVTREAVTAALKAGKPMKYDIAGSAYVFGDAPKHASMQATKVMQLQDGVWTVKTPDWFVLPAAN; this is encoded by the coding sequence ATGAAGCATCTACTGACACTATCGGTACTGGCCGGTTCGACCTGCCTTGGCCTGGCAGCCATGACCGGCTCGGCGGCTGCCGCCGGCCCGACCTGCGATGGCGGTCCGATCCAGATCGGGGCGGTTTCGACCGTTACCGGCGTCGTCGACTTCTCCGATGCCCCCAAGGCCGCCGCGGCGGTATTCGAACAGCTCAATGCCGCCGGCGGCATCAACGGCTGCAAGGTCGAATACACGATCGCCGACGACAAGGGTGACCCGCAGGTAGCGGCGCAATCGGCCCGCGACCTCATCGACAACAAGGGCGTGGTGGTGATGGCCGGCGGCGCCAGCCTTCTCGATTGCGCCGTGAACGCGGCTACCTACGATCGCTCGGGCGTCCTGGCCGTGCAGGGCGTGGGCGTGGATGCGCTGTGCTTTAACGCGCCAAGCGTCTCGCCGGTCAATGTCGGTCCCTTCACGCTGACCACGGCCATGCTCGACTACGCCACCAAGGAGCTCAAGGACGAGAAGGTCTGCGCCTTCTTCCTCATCCTCGGCGGTACGCAGGAAGCCTATACCGGCGCCATCCGCGCCTGGGAGCAGATGAACGGCAAGCAGGTTCACCTGATGGACCTCACCCTGCCCGCGCAGGGCGACCTGACGCCCTATGTCATCAAGGCGCGTGATGCCGGTTGCGATGCCGTGCTCACCAACCAGGTCGAGCCGGGTGTCGTACAGTGGGTCAATACCGCCGACGCGCAGAAGGTCGAGGGCATCGACTGGCTGTTCCTCGCCCCGGGCTATACCGAGGGCGTGGCCAAGGCGCTCGCCGCCTCCAAGCAACCGATCTATGTCGGCACCGAATGGGAGCCCTATACCGAGGCTTCTAGCCCGGCCAATGCCGATTGGATCGCGACCATGGACAAGGCGGGCCTTGCCAAGACCGCCTTCTCGCAGGGCGGGTACCTGGCCGCCAAGGTCGTCTCGGACGTGATCGCCGGCATCGATGGCCCGGTCACCCGCGAAGCCGTCACCGCCGCGCTCAAGGCGGGCAAGCCGATGAAATACGATATTGCCGGTTCGGCCTATGTCTTCGGCGACGCGCCCAAGCATGCCTCCATGCAGGCCACCAAGGTCATGCAGTTGCAGGATGGCGTGTGGACGGTCAAGACGCCGGACTGGTTCGTGCTCCCCGCTGCCAACTGA
- a CDS encoding ABC transporter permease subunit produces the protein MKHASLRAALNTALSVAVIGVLVYALLPNYWVFLITAVFIVGIALQSLGLVAGRTGMISLCQMSFAGVGAWVTGYLNVSGFPGGLPVWIVTGGLAAVPVGIAIGLPALRLRGINLAIVTLGFAAAFDTVLATITFPGQTTFTQVPRPIFFESDRGFFIFVVLVYGVIAVGLEFLNRSRLGASWLAVRHSERAAAANAISVPRAKLSAFAISAFIAGISGGLLAGYLGTLVSENFNMMQSLSLFAVATMVGAHFTLGAILGGVLITLFPELLRRLNLPQDVGAVFFALGAVQALSTGETISETWARLGRKLMPKRKSGAARVAGPLPSPAQHADGTALEVKGLTVRYGNVVALKNISLTVPARTVVGLIGPNGAGKSTMVDAIAGFLPRYEGSVLLDGQAVDALSATRRAQIGIRRTWQTTRIAPELRVGEYVRLAAGNIGDEELNAVLQWLDCPTPDTLIAMVDAGTRRLLDVAGVVAARPPVILLDEPAAGQSYAEALQLGERIAEIPQKFGSAVLLIEHDMDLVRRACSSITVLDFGQVIATGDPQTVLALPVVQKAYMGIEVEEAAA, from the coding sequence ATGAAGCACGCTAGCCTTCGCGCCGCCCTCAACACCGCGCTCTCGGTCGCCGTCATCGGCGTACTGGTCTATGCGCTCCTGCCCAATTACTGGGTATTCCTCATCACCGCCGTCTTCATCGTCGGCATCGCGCTGCAAAGCCTCGGGCTCGTTGCCGGCCGCACGGGCATGATCTCGCTCTGCCAGATGTCGTTTGCTGGCGTCGGCGCCTGGGTTACAGGCTATCTCAACGTTTCGGGCTTTCCGGGCGGGCTGCCGGTCTGGATCGTCACCGGCGGGCTGGCGGCGGTGCCGGTCGGCATCGCGATAGGTTTGCCGGCGCTTCGATTGCGCGGCATCAACCTCGCCATCGTCACGCTCGGCTTCGCTGCCGCGTTCGATACGGTGCTTGCCACCATCACCTTCCCCGGCCAGACCACCTTCACGCAGGTGCCGCGCCCGATATTCTTCGAGAGCGACCGGGGCTTTTTCATCTTCGTGGTGCTGGTTTATGGCGTGATCGCGGTTGGCCTCGAATTCCTCAACCGCTCGCGGCTGGGCGCCTCCTGGCTGGCGGTGCGCCATTCCGAGCGCGCGGCGGCGGCCAATGCGATCAGCGTCCCGCGGGCAAAGCTTTCGGCCTTCGCCATCAGTGCCTTCATCGCCGGAATTTCGGGCGGCCTGCTGGCCGGCTATCTCGGCACGCTGGTGTCGGAAAACTTCAACATGATGCAGTCGCTTTCGCTCTTTGCGGTGGCGACGATGGTGGGCGCGCATTTCACGCTCGGCGCAATCCTGGGCGGCGTGTTGATCACGCTCTTCCCCGAACTGCTGCGCCGTCTCAACCTGCCGCAGGACGTGGGGGCCGTGTTCTTCGCCCTGGGCGCCGTGCAGGCCCTCTCGACCGGCGAAACCATCAGCGAGACCTGGGCGCGGCTCGGTCGCAAGCTCATGCCAAAGCGGAAGAGCGGCGCTGCCCGGGTTGCCGGCCCCCTGCCCTCGCCCGCACAGCATGCGGACGGCACCGCTCTCGAGGTCAAGGGGCTCACCGTGCGCTATGGCAATGTCGTGGCGCTCAAGAACATCAGCCTCACCGTGCCCGCACGCACGGTGGTCGGCCTTATCGGTCCCAATGGCGCGGGCAAATCGACCATGGTCGATGCCATTGCCGGCTTCCTGCCGCGCTATGAAGGCTCGGTCCTGCTCGACGGGCAGGCAGTCGATGCGCTCTCGGCAACCCGGCGCGCGCAGATCGGCATTCGCCGGACCTGGCAGACGACCCGCATCGCGCCAGAGCTGCGCGTAGGCGAATATGTCCGCCTCGCCGCCGGCAATATCGGCGATGAGGAGCTCAATGCCGTGCTCCAATGGCTGGATTGCCCGACGCCCGACACGCTGATCGCCATGGTGGATGCGGGGACGCGGCGCCTGCTCGACGTTGCGGGAGTCGTCGCGGCACGCCCGCCCGTTATCCTCCTCGATGAACCGGCGGCCGGCCAGTCCTATGCCGAGGCGCTCCAGCTGGGCGAGCGGATCGCCGAGATTCCGCAGAAATTCGGCTCGGCGGTGCTGCTCATCGAGCACGACATGGATCTCGTCCGCCGCGCCTGTTCGAGCATCACCGTGCTCGATTTCGGCCAGGTGATCGCCACGGGCGATCCGCAGACGGTGCTCGCGCTGCCGGTGGTGCAGAAGGCCTATATGGGCATCGAAGTTGAGGAGGCCGCAGCATGA
- a CDS encoding branched-chain amino acid ABC transporter permease, with protein MNSFFTPAVAGLSAGGAYAILGVCAIFTYRLVAVVNFTGAAIGATGTFVMVALYEHGVPVLPGAIAGIVAGALTALIIGLVMTTWFAGANASTKAAVTAALLVGIVAVGLRLTGGQHPHAFPDLVPGSAFRLAGVEVTNAAVLTVMLAVVFTVLAELFLARTRTGLQLRALSERPMAAELIGIRVRILALGVWAVMGAVTSFALMIIAPLRSPDFMSLSLLVVPALAAALIGAFRSFRAALLGGLMIGIVEGLVSGLDAFSQYRSTVPFLVILAVLLWSQRGARWDEAR; from the coding sequence ATGAATTCCTTCTTCACTCCGGCCGTGGCCGGGCTTTCCGCGGGGGGCGCCTATGCGATCCTCGGGGTCTGCGCGATCTTCACCTACCGGTTGGTGGCGGTCGTCAATTTCACCGGCGCGGCCATCGGCGCAACCGGCACCTTCGTCATGGTCGCGCTCTATGAGCACGGCGTGCCGGTCTTGCCGGGCGCAATTGCCGGCATTGTCGCCGGCGCACTGACTGCGCTCATCATCGGCCTCGTCATGACTACCTGGTTCGCCGGCGCCAATGCCTCGACCAAGGCCGCCGTCACCGCCGCGCTGCTCGTCGGCATAGTCGCAGTAGGCCTGCGCCTCACGGGTGGGCAGCACCCGCATGCCTTTCCGGACCTCGTTCCGGGCTCGGCCTTCCGGCTTGCCGGCGTCGAGGTGACCAACGCGGCGGTGCTGACCGTCATGCTTGCGGTCGTCTTCACCGTGCTCGCCGAACTCTTCCTCGCCCGCACCCGCACCGGCCTCCAGCTTCGCGCGCTCTCCGAGCGTCCGATGGCGGCCGAGCTCATCGGCATCCGCGTGCGTATCCTCGCGCTCGGCGTTTGGGCCGTGATGGGCGCCGTCACCTCGTTCGCGCTTATGATTATCGCTCCGCTGCGCTCGCCCGATTTCATGTCGCTGAGCCTGCTCGTCGTTCCGGCGCTCGCAGCCGCCCTTATCGGCGCGTTCAGGAGCTTTCGCGCAGCGCTGCTGGGCGGGCTCATGATCGGCATCGTCGAAGGCCTGGTTTCGGGTCTCGACGCCTTCAGTCAATACCGAAGCACCGTTCCGTTCCTGGTGATCCTGGCGGTGCTCCTCTGGTCCCAACGTGGAGCCCGCTGGGATGAAGCACGCTAG
- the hpaI gene encoding 4-hydroxy-2-oxoheptanedioate aldolase yields the protein MPAPLNKFKAAIAHGDRQIGLWLGMANAYAAELCAGAGFDWVVVDGEHAPNTLPVMAAQLQAIGDKTHPVVRAPIGETWIIKQLLDIGAQTVLVPMVETAEQAQQLVRAMNYPPKGVRGVGAAMARASAFNRIPDYLTTANEQMCLLVQLESRAAMANLEAIAAVEGVDGVFIGPSDLAADMGFLGRPGAPEVQAVVEDGLARIIKAGKPAGILTADNALAQRYLDLGASFVAVGTDVTLFSQATSALAAKFKSVPAPAKGASGY from the coding sequence ATGCCTGCTCCCCTTAACAAGTTCAAAGCCGCCATCGCCCATGGCGACCGCCAGATCGGCCTCTGGCTGGGCATGGCCAATGCCTATGCCGCCGAACTGTGCGCGGGGGCGGGTTTCGACTGGGTGGTGGTCGATGGCGAGCATGCGCCCAACACCCTGCCCGTGATGGCAGCCCAGTTGCAGGCCATCGGTGACAAGACCCATCCCGTGGTGCGCGCGCCGATCGGGGAAACCTGGATCATCAAGCAGCTTCTCGATATCGGGGCGCAGACCGTGCTCGTGCCGATGGTCGAGACTGCCGAGCAGGCGCAGCAACTGGTGCGTGCCATGAACTACCCGCCCAAGGGCGTGCGCGGCGTCGGCGCGGCCATGGCCCGCGCCTCGGCCTTCAACCGTATTCCCGACTATTTGACGACGGCCAACGAGCAGATGTGCCTGCTGGTGCAGCTCGAAAGCCGGGCGGCGATGGCGAACCTCGAGGCTATTGCTGCGGTCGAGGGCGTGGACGGCGTCTTCATCGGACCATCGGACCTGGCAGCGGATATGGGCTTTCTTGGCAGGCCGGGAGCGCCGGAGGTGCAGGCGGTGGTCGAGGACGGGCTGGCCCGCATCATCAAGGCGGGGAAGCCGGCCGGCATACTCACCGCCGACAACGCGCTGGCGCAGCGTTATCTCGATCTTGGCGCGAGCTTCGTGGCCGTGGGCACCGATGTGACGCTCTTCTCGCAGGCGACGAGCGCGCTTGCGGCGAAGTTCAAGAGCGTGCCGGCACCGGCCAAGGGCGCCAGCGGCTATTGA
- a CDS encoding amidohydrolase, which yields MAAAELILTNGRFYTVDRARPWVEAVGIANGRIVALGSESEVRSAQPGARIIDLGGRMAMPGIVDVHNHVLMGGTSDLFELRFSGDATVAEICALVRAAAEKAAPGQWIMGAQWGADAIAELNTTEALAQLDAAALGHPVCLRDETAHNRWVNSEAMRLAGIDEASADPEMGSFGRDPKTGKLTGMMIESAAGIVERVAAEQFTEEMGRAAAAQAIKTLNSFGVTAFLEAASMQSTLSALHSLDQRGELTAWAVGAMPAMEPNFMFGIAGDELFALRENYRSAHVRPDYVKIFLDGVPGAKTAAFHDAYLEDPIHGCCFRGATMVTYPELIRWLGKCEAQSLSVKIHCAGDAAVTQALDAIDVVRSFNGPTGLIHHIAHASYIAPDDIARFAELGVAADLSPMIWFPTTFLEGHKEAMGTERAERFWPNADLLNAGALLAGGSDWPVIPNPDPWSGIEGLVTRQNPSGAFPGVSLWAEQALDLATAVEVFTLNSAKAIGLDKDIGSLAVGKSADIIVLSQNIFDVPADAIADTQVLTTYFEGREVYSR from the coding sequence ATGGCGGCAGCCGAGCTGATCCTGACGAACGGGCGTTTCTATACCGTCGACCGCGCCCGCCCCTGGGTGGAGGCCGTCGGCATCGCCAATGGGCGCATCGTGGCGCTCGGTTCGGAGAGCGAAGTTCGGTCTGCGCAGCCGGGCGCCAGGATCATCGACCTGGGCGGGCGGATGGCGATGCCGGGGATCGTGGACGTGCACAACCATGTCCTGATGGGCGGCACCTCCGACCTTTTCGAGTTGCGCTTTTCCGGCGATGCAACGGTTGCGGAAATCTGTGCGCTCGTGCGCGCCGCAGCCGAGAAGGCAGCGCCGGGCCAGTGGATCATGGGCGCGCAATGGGGAGCAGACGCCATTGCCGAACTCAATACCACAGAGGCGCTCGCGCAGCTCGATGCGGCGGCGCTGGGGCATCCCGTCTGCCTGCGTGACGAGACGGCCCATAATCGGTGGGTGAACTCGGAGGCCATGCGTCTCGCAGGGATCGACGAGGCTTCGGCTGATCCGGAAATGGGCTCGTTCGGGCGCGATCCCAAAACCGGCAAGCTCACCGGCATGATGATCGAATCTGCGGCCGGCATCGTCGAGCGGGTGGCAGCGGAACAGTTCACCGAGGAAATGGGGCGTGCGGCCGCGGCGCAGGCGATCAAGACGCTCAATTCCTTCGGCGTGACAGCCTTTCTCGAAGCGGCCTCGATGCAGTCGACGCTCTCGGCGCTTCACAGCCTCGACCAGCGCGGGGAGCTCACCGCCTGGGCGGTCGGCGCCATGCCGGCGATGGAGCCGAACTTCATGTTCGGGATCGCGGGCGACGAACTGTTTGCCCTGCGCGAAAACTATCGCTCGGCGCATGTGCGGCCGGATTATGTGAAGATCTTCCTCGATGGCGTGCCGGGCGCGAAGACCGCGGCATTTCACGATGCCTATCTCGAAGACCCGATCCATGGCTGCTGCTTCCGCGGCGCGACCATGGTGACCTATCCCGAGCTTATCCGCTGGCTGGGCAAGTGCGAGGCCCAGAGCCTTTCGGTCAAGATCCACTGCGCGGGCGATGCCGCCGTGACGCAGGCGCTCGATGCGATCGACGTGGTGCGCAGCTTCAACGGCCCGACCGGGCTCATCCACCACATCGCCCATGCCAGCTATATCGCACCGGACGATATTGCCCGTTTCGCCGAACTCGGCGTCGCCGCCGATCTCTCGCCGATGATCTGGTTTCCGACCACGTTCCTCGAAGGGCACAAGGAAGCAATGGGCACCGAGCGCGCCGAGCGCTTCTGGCCCAATGCGGACCTGCTCAACGCGGGCGCCCTGCTCGCGGGCGGTTCGGACTGGCCGGTGATCCCGAACCCGGATCCGTGGTCGGGCATAGAAGGCCTCGTCACGCGCCAGAACCCTTCGGGCGCCTTCCCGGGTGTGTCGCTCTGGGCCGAGCAGGCGTTGGACCTGGCGACCGCCGTCGAGGTCTTCACGCTCAATTCGGCCAAGGCGATCGGGCTCGACAAGGACATAGGCTCGCTAGCGGTCGGCAAGTCCGCCGATATCATCGTGCTCAGCCAGAACATCTTCGATGTGCCGGCTGATGCCATTGCCGACACCCAGGTGCTCACCACCTATTTCGAGGGCCGCGAGGTGTATTCGCGATGA
- a CDS encoding CobW family GTP-binding protein — protein MIPVTVLTGFLGSGKTTLLNRLLSEPDLAGTVAIINEFGEIGLDHLLMEVTEERLALLDNGCVCCTVRDDLVETLKNLEARHAAEGLPPVTRVILETTGLADPAPILHALMVEPDLAQRYRIDGVVTTVDAANGADTLMRHPEARKQAAVADLIVVTKTDLAPLNEIEAAVAAINPMARRLAVVDGQVRLADVLGLSSGTQWAEEAAQAVEHDHACTDPHCGHHHSHHSSDIASYAFVVEEPVAWADFRQWLDYFAALKGADLLRVKGLVHIAEEPERPVVIHGVQHIFHPPRRLEAWPSDDRRTRLVFIVRNMEREMIARTLSKFARLAPQGIRSAAA, from the coding sequence ATGATCCCGGTCACGGTCCTCACCGGCTTCCTGGGCAGCGGCAAGACCACGCTGCTCAATCGGCTGCTCTCGGAGCCCGACCTGGCCGGGACGGTGGCGATCATCAACGAATTCGGGGAAATCGGCCTCGATCACCTGCTGATGGAGGTCACCGAAGAGCGCCTGGCCCTGCTCGACAATGGCTGCGTCTGCTGCACGGTGCGCGACGATCTGGTCGAGACGCTCAAGAACCTCGAGGCGCGGCACGCCGCCGAGGGGCTGCCGCCGGTGACACGTGTCATCCTCGAAACCACGGGGCTCGCCGATCCCGCCCCGATCCTCCATGCGCTGATGGTCGAGCCCGACCTCGCGCAGCGCTACCGGATCGACGGCGTCGTAACGACGGTCGATGCCGCTAACGGCGCGGATACGCTCATGCGGCACCCCGAAGCGCGCAAGCAGGCAGCGGTGGCGGACCTCATTGTCGTCACCAAGACCGATCTTGCGCCGCTGAACGAAATCGAAGCCGCAGTCGCCGCGATCAATCCCATGGCGCGACGGCTCGCCGTGGTGGATGGGCAGGTGCGGCTTGCCGACGTGCTCGGACTTTCCTCCGGGACCCAATGGGCGGAAGAAGCGGCCCAGGCCGTCGAGCACGATCACGCCTGCACCGATCCACATTGCGGGCATCACCATTCACACCATTCGAGCGACATCGCCTCCTACGCCTTCGTCGTCGAGGAGCCTGTGGCGTGGGCGGATTTCCGGCAATGGCTGGACTATTTCGCCGCGCTCAAGGGCGCCGACCTGCTGCGGGTCAAGGGGCTCGTCCATATCGCCGAGGAGCCGGAGCGCCCCGTGGTCATCCATGGCGTGCAGCACATCTTCCATCCGCCGCGCCGGCTTGAGGCCTGGCCATCGGACGATCGGCGCACGCGGCTGGTTTTCATCGTGAGGAACATGGAGCGCGAGATGATTGCGCGGACTCTCTCGAAGTTCGCCCGTCTCGCCCCGCAAGGGATCAGAAGCGCGGCCGCCTGA
- a CDS encoding fumarylacetoacetate hydrolase family protein produces MSKYGRLATVTAAGKTRYGAITDAGFVDLTRTEWPSLREVIEAGVLRQLVDEAAGKPADFAEGEFTYAIPVPSPEKIICVGVNYPDRNEEYKDGQAAPSNPSLFPRFARSFVGHDVPLTRPTVSPQLDYEGEVVLVIGKSGRHISEAAALDHVAALTLCDEGTVRDWVRHAKFNVTQGKNFDGTGSIGPWLVPYVSEDQIADIRLTTRVNGEIRQDDRTSRMIFGFRKLINYISTFATLVPGDVIVTGTPTGAGARFDPPIWLKPGDTIEVEAEGIGTLRNGVVDEGVSA; encoded by the coding sequence ATGAGCAAATACGGACGCCTCGCCACCGTCACGGCCGCCGGCAAGACCCGGTATGGCGCCATCACCGATGCCGGCTTCGTAGACTTGACGCGCACCGAGTGGCCAAGCCTGCGCGAAGTGATCGAGGCCGGGGTGCTGCGGCAGCTCGTGGACGAGGCAGCGGGCAAACCGGCGGATTTCGCCGAGGGCGAATTCACCTATGCCATTCCGGTGCCATCGCCCGAAAAGATCATCTGCGTGGGGGTCAACTACCCGGACCGCAACGAGGAATACAAGGACGGCCAGGCCGCGCCCTCCAATCCCTCGCTGTTCCCGCGCTTTGCGCGCTCGTTCGTCGGGCACGACGTGCCGCTGACGCGCCCCACGGTTTCGCCACAGCTCGACTACGAGGGCGAGGTGGTGCTGGTGATCGGCAAGAGCGGGCGGCACATTTCGGAGGCCGCCGCGCTCGACCATGTCGCGGCGCTGACGCTTTGCGATGAAGGCACCGTGCGCGACTGGGTGCGACACGCCAAGTTCAACGTGACGCAGGGCAAGAATTTCGACGGCACCGGCTCGATCGGCCCGTGGCTCGTCCCCTATGTCTCGGAAGACCAGATCGCCGATATCCGGCTCACCACGCGCGTCAACGGCGAGATCCGCCAGGACGATCGGACCAGCCGCATGATCTTCGGCTTCCGCAAGCTCATCAATTACATCTCGACCTTCGCCACGCTCGTGCCCGGCGACGTGATCGTGACCGGCACGCCGACCGGTGCCGGTGCACGGTTCGACCCGCCGATCTGGCTCAAGCCGGGCGACACGATCGAGGTCGAGGCAGAAGGGATCGGCACGCTGCGGAATGGCGTGGTCGACGAAGGAGTATCCGCATGA
- a CDS encoding SLC13 family permease, protein MQVLSFVVIALMMIAFVWGRIRYDLVAAGALVISVAVGIVPVGEAFSGFSDDIVIIVASALVVSAAVARSGVMEVAINRLAPNLSRPRSQLILLVLTVTMLSAFIKNIGALAIMMPIALQMATRSGVSPSMFLMPMSFGSLLGGLMTQIGTSPNIIVSRLRVELTGESFTMFDFTPVGALLAVVGVIFLVLCYRLLPERRRENASIQEAVAIKNYTTEARVPEGSSSIDKTVGDLQKLGGGRLMVTSLLDTNGRRRTPFPDAVLRQGDILILEGEPEALDKAVARGGLTLSHSRQESIQDEARTETVEAVVGVNSRLIGSTAKELLLFDMSGVNLLAISRRETRFTQRLGSIRFEDGDVILLRGPVGTLPELLQEWGCLPLIERGLRLGSFRNGIAPIVILLAAMAATAVGAVTVPVAFFTAALMMVITGALPLREVYSRLDASILVMLAALIPVSQSLQTTGATALIGTWLSGVASVLPPYGALALILVVAMAVTPFLNNAATVLVMAPIAATFAGGLGLRPEPFLMAVAIGAGCDFLTPIGHQCNTLVMGPGGYRFGDYWRLGLPLSILVVLTAVPALMLVWPP, encoded by the coding sequence ATGCAGGTGTTGTCGTTCGTAGTCATCGCACTGATGATGATTGCGTTCGTATGGGGACGAATCCGCTACGACCTGGTGGCGGCCGGGGCCCTGGTCATCTCGGTAGCCGTCGGCATCGTGCCGGTCGGCGAGGCGTTTTCGGGCTTTTCGGACGATATCGTCATCATCGTCGCCAGCGCGCTGGTGGTGAGCGCGGCCGTTGCCCGTTCCGGCGTCATGGAGGTGGCCATCAACCGCCTCGCGCCCAACCTTTCGCGGCCGCGCTCGCAATTGATTCTGCTCGTCCTCACGGTCACGATGCTCTCTGCCTTCATCAAGAATATCGGCGCGCTGGCTATCATGATGCCGATCGCGCTGCAGATGGCCACGCGCTCCGGCGTCTCGCCCTCCATGTTCCTGATGCCGATGTCGTTCGGCTCGCTCCTGGGCGGCCTGATGACCCAGATCGGCACCTCGCCCAATATCATCGTCTCTCGCCTGCGCGTCGAACTCACCGGCGAGAGCTTCACGATGTTCGATTTCACGCCCGTCGGCGCGCTGTTGGCGGTGGTTGGCGTCATCTTCCTCGTGCTCTGCTATCGCCTGTTGCCCGAGCGCCGGCGCGAGAACGCCTCCATCCAGGAGGCGGTGGCGATCAAGAACTACACCACCGAAGCCCGCGTCCCCGAGGGCTCATCCTCGATCGACAAGACCGTCGGCGATCTCCAGAAGCTCGGCGGCGGCCGGCTGATGGTGACGAGTCTCCTCGATACCAACGGCCGCCGTCGTACGCCGTTTCCCGACGCCGTGCTGCGCCAGGGCGATATCCTCATCCTCGAAGGCGAGCCGGAAGCGCTGGACAAGGCAGTCGCCCGCGGCGGCCTCACGCTGTCGCATAGCCGCCAGGAAAGCATCCAGGATGAGGCACGCACCGAAACGGTCGAGGCCGTGGTCGGCGTCAATTCTCGACTTATCGGCAGCACGGCCAAGGAATTGCTGTTGTTCGACATGAGCGGGGTCAACCTGCTGGCGATCAGCCGCCGCGAAACCCGCTTCACCCAGCGTCTCGGCTCCATCCGCTTCGAGGATGGCGACGTGATCCTGCTGCGTGGCCCTGTCGGCACGCTGCCCGAACTGCTCCAGGAATGGGGCTGCCTGCCGCTCATCGAGCGCGGCCTGCGCCTCGGCAGCTTCCGCAACGGCATCGCCCCCATCGTCATCCTGCTCGCGGCGATGGCGGCAACAGCCGTGGGCGCGGTCACGGTGCCTGTGGCCTTCTTCACGGCGGCCCTGATGATGGTCATCACTGGCGCCCTGCCGCTGCGCGAAGTCTATTCGCGCCTTGATGCCTCTATCCTGGTGATGCTTGCCGCGCTCATCCCCGTCAGCCAATCGCTGCAGACCACAGGCGCGACGGCGCTCATCGGCACATGGCTATCCGGCGTCGCCTCGGTGCTGCCGCCTTATGGCGCGCTGGCGCTGATCCTCGTCGTGGCCATGGCGGTGACGCCTTTCCTCAACAACGCGGCAACCGTGCTGGTGATGGCGCCCATCGCCGCCACCTTTGCCGGTGGCCTCGGCCTGCGGCCGGAGCCGTTCCTGATGGCCGTAGCCATCGGGGCAGGGTGCGATTTCCTCACGCCCATCGGGCACCAGTGCAATACACTGGTCATGGGTCCGGGCGGCTATCGCTTCGGCGACTATTGGCGGCTTGGCCTGCCGTTATCGATCCTCGTGGTGCTGACGGCCGTTCCTGCGCTGATGCTGGTCTGGCCGCCCTGA
- the hpaH gene encoding 2-oxo-hept-4-ene-1,7-dioate hydratase: protein MMTPQEVEDAAARLFEAERTRTQVRILSLDYPQATMDDAYAVQAALVRRKIAAGRKARGWKIGLTSKAMQYALNINVPDSGILLDDMFFPDSATIPADRFIQPRVEAEIAFVMKSDLKGPDVNIFDVLNATDFITPAIEILDTRIQRVDPETKKVRTFFDTIADNAANAGIITGGRPVRPLDADMRWIGAILLRNGEIEETGLGAGVLNHPAAGIAWLANRLAQYGSSISAGDVVLSGSFIRPVEARHGDTIVADFGPYGTVSAYFA from the coding sequence ATGATGACCCCGCAAGAGGTCGAAGACGCCGCCGCGCGGCTTTTCGAGGCTGAACGCACCCGCACGCAGGTACGCATCCTGAGCCTGGATTATCCGCAGGCGACGATGGACGACGCCTATGCCGTGCAGGCAGCCCTCGTACGCCGCAAGATCGCGGCTGGACGCAAGGCCAGGGGCTGGAAGATCGGGCTCACGTCCAAGGCAATGCAATATGCGCTCAACATCAACGTGCCGGATTCGGGCATCCTGCTCGACGACATGTTCTTCCCGGACAGCGCCACCATTCCGGCCGACCGCTTCATCCAGCCGCGCGTGGAAGCCGAGATCGCCTTCGTCATGAAGTCGGACCTCAAGGGGCCGGACGTCAACATCTTCGACGTGCTCAACGCCACCGACTTCATCACCCCGGCCATCGAAATCCTCGATACGCGCATCCAGCGCGTGGACCCGGAGACCAAGAAGGTGCGGACCTTCTTCGATACCATCGCGGACAATGCCGCCAATGCCGGCATCATCACCGGTGGCCGCCCCGTGCGTCCGCTCGATGCCGACATGCGCTGGATCGGCGCGATCCTGCTGCGCAATGGCGAGATCGAGGAGACGGGCCTGGGTGCGGGCGTGCTCAACCATCCGGCCGCAGGCATTGCCTGGCTGGCGAACCGGCTGGCGCAGTATGGCTCTTCCATTTCAGCCGGTGACGTGGTGCTTTCGGGCTCATTCATCCGACCGGTCGAGGCCCGGCACGGCGACACCATCGTCGCCGATTTCGGCCCCTACGGCACGGTCAGCGCCTATTTCGCCTGA